From the genome of Branchiostoma floridae strain S238N-H82 chromosome 8, Bfl_VNyyK, whole genome shotgun sequence:
ACACACGTACAAAACAGGACAGATGGGTCGGTAGGGACCTGCCAATATCCCGACGGCCTGCGAGGCAAATACCTGTTCGAGGTCCAGTTCATGCTGATACAGTGTCCTCCTGTCAACGTTACCAGTCCAAATGTGGAGGTTCCGGAGGGTGACAGTGCCACAATGTACTGCAACGCTGGGCAGGAGACCGCCGTCAGCTGGATGACCCCGAACGGTACCGTCATAAGGCACGGTTCGTACAAAGTAAGGGTCAGAGTCTTCAACGACGGGACCCTGAACATCACAAGTGTGACCATGAGCGACTCGGGTTTGTATCGGTGCTTGCCGCAGAAGCCACCGACATACGCTGAGAACGACCCCTTCACGACGTTTCTGAACGTCTTACCCACCAATATACCGCGAAGGTGGACCATTCTAACCAGCACGGATTTTCCGCTAGCCGAGGAACCTTTGGACACCAGTTCCATCAACGCCAATTTCTGTGCATCGGTCACCAGAATAGATACCAGCGAGGAGGACCGAAATTGGCGTAATGGGACTTCCTTAATCGATCCTAATGCTACCTACGGTCCCAACATATTCAACTACCCGGGTGGTGACACCATAAGACCAGAGGATTACAACCTAAATAAGAAGCCCCGAACCGACTACAAGAAGTATGTTATATCGTCCATAGTGTCCATCTTGTCCTTCGGATTCTTACTTTGGACAGTGTGTTATCTGGGTGTGAAGTGTTCGAAAGTACGGGAGAGGAGACAACAGGAGAGGAACTATCAGCTACAGAAAAACTGCAACTCCATCAACCATCATCCAGCAATAGTGGATCTCTACCAGATCCCGGATGTGGAGAGTATCAGCCCAAGCAAGTCAAACTGTACAACGTTGTCAACATTTAAAGACCCGCCACCCATGGAGACGATAGTATAGCACATCATGCctaatatatacatacatatattagATTTTTGTATTTAGCTAAGGGACGACACTTTTTGTACCTATTCAAAAACAGATGGATAACgctgtattttcaacatgtatCTAGTTGGTAGGTATTCAAAGCGGTCGGAAACAACGATTGGAATTGTTTCTGTTGCTTTCAACTGATAGTTCAAAGAACGGTGATACTAAGTATCACTGTCATGTTTCTAAGTTGCGGAAACGTTTGTTGGTAATCTAACCTAACAGGGGTCTTCCTATATACTTAACGAATAAGGTGACGTTAAAGGAATGCACAAGGTTTAAAACATGAACATTGCTTACCATGTAAGCccgtctgtgttggtagtaatcatactgaaaagctaaactttcttccaacacaaaagttgaaaatttgatccgtgcgtactttgtgttggaagaaacttTAGCTTTGGGCTATGAAAATTACTATTCATGCCACAAAACTGATCCTTAGGGTCCGTTTTACCATGTTTAGCAGTTAAGGATTTCTTTTGATCAGAGAACTAACCACTATGATTTCGTGGcttaaattataaattttagaAGTCGTATTCCATTAGGCATTCTTTACAATTATGAAGAGATGCGGACAAGGAGTTTATCAATATCGTTTCTTTGTTACGTCCTACAAAACCCAGGAATTCCATTCCCTTTACACGACCCAGTATTACCACATGAACCGTTCTCTATAGGGAGACTCCTGTGGGGTCACTGCTGCTCACGACCTTGGCACCCCCGCTCCACGTAAATCAGTCTTCTTTTCACTTTGAGGGGCTTTCATACCGGGTGGGGCAAGCACAATACGTCTATTTTGCTCAGTCAAGCTGGCAATTTTAGCCGACCTGAAACGGAGTGCTGCATATTAACTCCTGTGATACTTACATCTCTTGATCGTTGTGATATTACTCGTGAGGCACGAAGGGGGGTGTTGGAGTGCCGGGGGTCACACAGCTGGTCGTTGTCATTCCTTTTGTGAGCACAAAATTGAAATCTCATTACGTCGCCTGCGTACTGTTTCATATCAGATGCCAGTCGATACAAATCACTTGGGCAGATTGGACGTTGCCTGCGATGCAATCGGTAGTGAGTTCAAAACTGGCGACACGTCTGCAGTCAATGTTATACAATCACTGTCACATCCTGATGATGGCCATGCCTACGCATCTTTTGTGAAGGACGATAAAAGGAAGATAAAATCAGGGTCTACATACGTGATTAGCAAGAAACTTGTGAGCTATCTGTGAGCTGTATGGAATGCTGACTGCCTACTACAACTCATGTACGTGACTTGTTCTTCAGATGGTTAACATACGTACAGTGTACCCAAAGAGGGCTGGCTATAGACACAGTTATCTGGTCAATTCATCATCTCTGGCGGGTTCAATGAAGTGCAAGTTATGCACTTGCATATGCATGGCGTCGCCCATGACACTGTTCCGGATTATAGAGCAAGAGCGGGTACTCCTGTGTAATAACTTCACAGATAGATGAGCAGTTTCTTTAATAAAGAATAATAAACAATGACTGATGTCTGTACCTATACGACATACGGTAGCTATAGCTTACTCCCAGATGGGCCCAGTCAGCCCGCATCAATAAAACCAAACCTGAAATGAGACTACAAGAGGTCGACCTGTGTCCGTCTAGTTCTCATTCATATCCACTCAGAAACTCATTTCGGCAGTGCGAATGCCAAGCGTGACTTCCCACAGGAGCGCAGTATTAATGCGAGGTTGCCTCTTAAAAGAGAATGCCTTTCTTTAGATTGTGGATTGCTTTTTGCCCTCACGAACTCACTTCTACCTACATCAGACAAAATGTAAGTTTCAAAGTCGGGCAGCTTATACGTGTGACCTTGGTGGTAACATGCATATCTATGGAACATCGAAGAAACACGTCGAGTATCTTGAATGCTAATTATGGTTATTACGTGACATTTTGACAAGATAATTGTCGGTAGTAGTAACGTGCACTGGTTGCTATATCTATGTAACATAAAGGCGGGGTTGCCTCTTAAAAGAGCATGCCTTTCTTTAGATTGTTAATTACTTTTTTCTCTCACGAACGTGGTTCTTCCTACATCAGACAAAATGTAAGTTTCAAAGTCGGGGGAGCTTATACGTGTGACCTCGGAAGACAGGGTAACATGCATATCTATGGAACATCGATGAAACATGTCGAGCATCTTGGATGCTAACTATGGTTATTGAGTGGAATTTTGACAGATAATTATGGCTTGTAGTAACATGAATTGGCTGCTATATTTATGTAACACGGCGTGTACTGACAGATTCTGATCAACAGaaaacatcaaaaacaatatgttatcTCTTCTAAATGGATTCATATGTCGTCGGCGTAAGGGTTAAAGTAAATAAGTAAAAACACAACTAAGTACCATAATTAGTCAAGTATGCCATGAAATCGAATGaagttttttttcagaaaggGATTGCAATATTTTGTGAATGTTTTTAAATATTTGAGGCAATAATACATCTGGTGTGTAATTTGCAGCCAATAGGTACCAACATTTAATAAAGAGACTGATTTACGTGATCGAGGCGCCTGCTCGAACACGAGACCCccgttttatgtcccttccgaaagacgaatcCGTGACTTCTTGGGCGGGCTACAGCATCCAGACCATCCTCCCTTCGAAGTACTGACCGGACTGCACGTTGCCTAACTTGCGAGGTCTAGGGGATCGGGTGTATCAACGCAACACACGGCCGACTAGTCTTGTTGTCCTTCAGCGTCTTCAAAGATGACATCGGGCAGGTCGTACTTGTCATTGGTAGCACAGTCAAGTTACTTTAATATGGATTAAATCACTGTAACGGCAGAATGTAATCACAGACCCAGACGGCGTGGATTATGGTGCGTAGCACCGACAAGCTGTTTCTCTAATGACAAAGCAGCTCACGAATGTCGTGTCCTGCAGCGGTCCATGTCCTCCAAGGTTTGATGAAGTCTTAAGTAACAACGCACACGAATTGCCTCACACAGTCACAGTAAGCTAAGTAACGGCATATCAGATTATCACGGAGGAGTACCATGGaacactgaacagagacggtgggcgttatagaCTACCTGACACGTTCTTCTAATGACAAAGCGGCTCATGAATGACGTGTTCT
Proteins encoded in this window:
- the LOC118420985 gene encoding leucine-rich repeat-containing protein 4C-like, with amino-acid sequence MLRSAVPVTSVALMEALLLLTWMVPELVETMTCPRICKCSGSFETVYCGESDLLKVPRGIPTIAQVLSLPYNNITKLTKNQFVTLRQLQTLQLGFNTISAIEAEAFRNLDNLQTLELLNNRLSFVPTSSFKAIPALRELWLRGNPITCLDALAFYPLNSMRLLDIGELRQLKAVSKDAFAGLTRLVYLNMAVSNLDSVPYLQYLTSLEELDLSGNSIQVLKTGDLVGLKRLKRLLMVSTNLSKVEYNAFKDLAELRELDLSYNNLTLLPLGLFYPCYSLKKVNLGRNPWNCSCQVTWLVDWLSTHVQNRTDGSVGTCQYPDGLRGKYLFEVQFMLIQCPPVNVTSPNVEVPEGDSATMYCNAGQETAVSWMTPNGTVIRHGSYKVRVRVFNDGTLNITSVTMSDSGLYRCLPQKPPTYAENDPFTTFLNVLPTNIPRRWTILTSTDFPLAEEPLDTSSINANFCASVTRIDTSEEDRNWRNGTSLIDPNATYGPNIFNYPGGDTIRPEDYNLNKKPRTDYKKYVISSIVSILSFGFLLWTVCYLGVKCSKVRERRQQERNYQLQKNCNSINHHPAIVDLYQIPDVESISPSKSNCTTLSTFKDPPPMETIV